The following are encoded together in the Phycisphaerae bacterium genome:
- a CDS encoding FGGY-family carbohydrate kinase, producing the protein MRICGIDIGTTNTKAVVLDDSGRLIARETFPLGPAARVDRPAAEVWRRQFEAPIRHFHDRGLLAGHKVVCGISTQGGSFVPLDGRFAPLDRGFSWTALADEQIVAELSERFGKVSFYRATGWEPMPWLMIAKVRQWVREKPEDVRRLRCVAAVPELITASLAGRPVGDTTNAQICGMFDFHKGDWADALVGWAGLERSHLAEVRPSIEVMLEDVTVAGVKLTLAGSCHDQYASMIACGLEEAGTVNVVGGTAWVVNGESAEPIYDDARFTMHPGRSVRPGRFGYIASLGAVGRGYERLLERLGLTGEQVERMAWADFWPPEGPIRADLLAGTVDGRGPSAALRFMEVAAAQVRDRLETIAAATPVRRIVMTGGAAGGRHCPGILASMCGLEVEAVQFPELAAFGAALVAGWAVSGQAPQRCWPAEAAVQVHRPDDRRRAQYDDWYRYYHVTGNVDREGRT; encoded by the coding sequence ATGCGGATTTGCGGGATCGATATCGGGACGACGAACACCAAGGCGGTGGTGCTGGACGATTCGGGCCGCCTGATCGCCCGCGAAACGTTCCCGCTGGGGCCAGCGGCGCGGGTGGACCGGCCGGCGGCGGAGGTCTGGCGACGGCAGTTCGAGGCGCCGATCCGGCATTTCCACGACCGTGGCCTGCTGGCCGGGCACAAGGTGGTCTGCGGGATCAGCACGCAAGGCGGCAGTTTCGTCCCTCTGGATGGGCGATTCGCACCTCTGGACCGGGGCTTCTCGTGGACGGCCCTGGCCGATGAGCAGATTGTCGCGGAGTTGTCCGAGCGGTTCGGGAAGGTGTCGTTTTACCGGGCCACGGGATGGGAGCCGATGCCGTGGCTGATGATCGCGAAGGTCCGCCAGTGGGTGCGGGAGAAGCCGGAAGATGTCCGCCGGCTGCGGTGCGTGGCGGCGGTGCCGGAGCTGATTACCGCGAGCCTGGCGGGCAGGCCGGTTGGCGATACAACCAACGCCCAGATCTGTGGAATGTTCGATTTTCACAAAGGCGATTGGGCGGACGCTTTGGTCGGCTGGGCGGGGCTGGAGCGGAGCCATCTGGCCGAGGTCCGGCCGAGCATCGAGGTGATGCTGGAGGATGTGACGGTGGCGGGCGTGAAGCTGACGCTGGCGGGCAGTTGCCACGATCAGTACGCCTCGATGATCGCCTGCGGGCTGGAGGAAGCGGGGACGGTTAACGTGGTCGGCGGCACCGCGTGGGTGGTCAACGGCGAGTCGGCTGAGCCGATCTACGACGACGCGCGGTTTACGATGCATCCGGGGCGAAGCGTGCGGCCGGGGCGATTCGGATACATCGCGTCATTGGGTGCGGTGGGGCGCGGGTATGAGCGTCTTCTGGAACGCCTGGGACTGACGGGAGAGCAGGTGGAGCGGATGGCGTGGGCGGATTTCTGGCCTCCGGAAGGGCCGATCAGGGCGGACCTCCTGGCCGGGACGGTCGATGGGCGGGGGCCGTCGGCGGCGCTGCGGTTCATGGAAGTCGCCGCAGCCCAGGTGCGAGACCGGCTTGAGACGATCGCCGCAGCCACTCCGGTCCGGCGGATCGTGATGACCGGCGGGGCGGCGGGCGGGCGTCACTGTCCCGGCATCCTGGCCTCGATGTGCGGCTTGGAGGTCGAAGCGGTCCAGTTCCCCGAGCTGGCGGCATTCGGGGCGGCCCTGGTGGCGGGTTGGGCGGTGAGCGGCCAGGCGCCGCAGCGCTGCTGGCCGGCTGAGGCGGCGGTGCAGGTGCATCGCCCCGACGACCGGCGACGCGCGCAATATGATGATTGGTACCGGTACTACCACGTGACGGGAAACGTGGATCGGGAGGGCAGAACGTGA